Proteins co-encoded in one Setaria viridis chromosome 9, Setaria_viridis_v4.0, whole genome shotgun sequence genomic window:
- the LOC117835152 gene encoding sulfite exporter TauE/SafE family protein 4, translating to MPKSKRASSSCLAPQSPTGRDRSRPLLIRTRLALRPAGTAAAYKGAGRRRAPAIPLSLSSPLPLRRLPQILSAFPPLVEGAAAAAVAARGACMVMEGNAGSLYGRLNRASTRGLLAYVAAGAACAAVLACFVLSAADPRAAAGRNDGLLRLASRTARVWPDLAFNWRVVVATVIGFLGSAFGTVGGVGGGGIFVPMLNLVVGFDTKSAAALSKCMIMGASASSVWYNLQVSHPTKEAPVIDYKLALLFQPMLMVGITIGVELSVVFPYWLITVLIIILFVGTSSRSFYKGILMWREETMILMETREREEQSKAACAANDVVIDPSYEPLLTQPQPKVKSALETFLFNLRWKNILVLMSVWSFFLVLQVLKNNSKSCSTFYWVINILQVPVAVSVFLWEAVKLCRESRARRMNGNSECVCEASIEWSPAQLMFCAFCGLLGGTVGGLLGSGGGFILGPLLLELGCIPQVASATATFVMMFSSSLSVVEFYFLHRFPIPFAAYLIFVSILAGFWGQCLVRKIVHVLKRASLIVFILSSVIFASALTMGVVGTRKSISMINNHEYMGFLDFCK from the exons ATGCCAAAATCCAAacgcgcctcctcctcgtgcCTCGCTCCTCAATCTCCCACGGGCCGCGATCGATCTCGACCCCTCCTCATCCGCACCCGCCTCGCTTTGCGTCCTGCTGGCACGGCCGCCGCCTATAAAggagcggggcggaggcgggcgcccGCCATTCCCCTCTCCCTATCTTCCCCTCTCCCCCTTCGCCGTCTTCCTCAAATTCTCTCCGCATTTCCTCCGCTCGTGgaaggtgctgctgctgctgccgtcgccgcgcgcggcgcctgCATGGTGATGGAGGGGAACGCGGGCTCACTCTACGGCCGCCTCAACAGGGCCAGCACGCGGGGGCTCCTCGCCTACGTCGCCGCGGGGGCCGCCTGCGCGGCCGTCCTCGCCTGCTTCGTCCTCTCCGCCGCggacccgcgcgccgccgccgggcgcaaCGATGGGCTGCTACGCCTGGCCTCCCGCACCGCGCGCGTCTGGCCC GACCTCGCGTTCAActggcgggtggtggtggccacCGTTATTGGGTTCCTCGGCTCCGCGTTCGGCACCGtaggcggcgtcggcggtggaGGGATCTTCGTGCCCATGCTCAACCTCGTCGTTGGCTTCGACACCaagtccgccgccgcgctctccaaAT GCATGATCATGGGGGCTTCGGCGTCGTCCGTGTGGTACAACCTCCAGGTGTCGCACCCGACCAAGGAGGCGCCCGTCATCGACTACAAGCTGGCGCTGCTCTTCCAGCCCATGCTCATGGTTGGCATCACCATCGGCGTCGAGCTCAGCGTCGTCTTCCCCTACTGGCTCATCACCGTCCTCATCATAATCCTCTTCGTAG GCACTTCGTCCAGGTCGTTCTACAAGGGAATTCTCATGTGGAGGGAGGAGACCATGATTCTG ATGGAGACACGTGAGAGAGAAGAGCAATCAAAGGCTGCCTGTGCCGCAAATGATG TGGTCATTGACCCTAGCTATGAGCCCCTCTTGACTCAGCCTCAGCCCAAGGTGAAGTCTGCATTG GAGACTTTTCTGTTCAATTTGAGGTGGAAGAATATCCTAGTTCTAATGTCTGTCTGGTCATTTTTCTTGGTGCTGCAAGTTCTCAAG AATAATTCAAAATCATGCAGCACTTTCTACTGGGTGATCAACATTCTACAG GTTCCGGTTGCGGTGAGTGTGTTCCTGTGGGAGGCTGTGAAGCTATGCAGGGAAAGCCGTGCTCGCCGTATGAACGGAAACTCAGAGTGTGTGTGTGAGGCCTCTATTGAGTGGTCACCAGCACAACTGATGTTCTGCGCCTTCTGTGGTCTCCTTGGCGGGACTGTTGGTGGTCTTCTTGGATCTGGTGGTGGGTTCATCCTTGGCCCACTTCTTCTTGAGCTCGGTTGCATACCTCAG GTTGCAAGTGCAACAGCAACATTTGTGATGAtgttctcctcctccctctctgtgGTGGAGTTCTATTTCCTGCACAGATTTCCCATCCCTTTTG CTGCCTATCTCATCTTCGTTTCCATACTGGCTGGATTTTGGGGTCAGTGCTTGGTTAGGAAGATTGTGCACGTGCTCAAGAGGGCATCGCTGATTGTCTTCATCCTCTCCTCTGTCATCTTCGCCAGTGCTCTTACAATGG GAGTTGTTGGGACCCGGAAGAGCATTTCGATGATCAACAACCACGAATACATGGGGTTCCTCGACTTCTGCAAGTAA
- the LOC117837080 gene encoding EPIDERMAL PATTERNING FACTOR-like protein 2 — translation MELQLYSSSLLLLLLLSSHGLHATEGRALRFQPKDPPKAGEGAATMAESLIGSRPPRCEGKCAPCGRCEAVQVPVAPRVDGGRGEAEPGRARLFSRAAAAGGDRVQESYTDYKPLNWKCRCADRRALDP, via the exons ATGGAACTCCAGCTTTACTCCTCATCCCTGCTGCTTCTCCTCCTGCTATCCTCTCACGGCCTGCACGCTACCGAAG GTAGAGCGCTGCGTTTCCAGCCCAAGGATCCACCGAAG gccggcgagggcgcagCGACGATGGCGGAGTCGCTAATCGGGTCGAGGCCGCCGCGGTGCGAGGGCAAGTGCGCGCCGTGCGGGCGCTGCGAGGCGGTGCAGGTGCCGGTCGCGCCGCGGGTCGACGGCGGCAGGGGCGAGGCCGagcccggccgcgcccgcctgttcagcagggccgccgccgccggtggcgacaGGGTCCAGGAGAGCTACACCGACTACAAGCCCCTCAACTGGAAGTGCCGCTGCGCGGACCGGCGAGCCCTGGATCCGTGA